The Anabas testudineus chromosome 1, fAnaTes1.2, whole genome shotgun sequence genomic sequence TGAAGGctaaataaaatcatcttcCTTCTTTAACTTCTGTCCATGtcatttaaagagaaaaatataacaGTATGAAATCATCTGTTaagaattaaaatgtattttctaggCTTGTTTCTGACTTGATAGAGTTGAAcgtcctctcctctgtgtggCACTTGGGGACTGGCTGACCCTTAGCATGGGCGTTCTTCAGTATCTCTATGTTTTGCATACACTCCTCAACTAACTTCTCAGACctgcaaagagacagagatggatcTTACATACAAATGCTCACATATATGTCACAGTGAGATTTTGCAGCAAGGGGTTATTGCACAGATGGAGTTAGCAGTGCACCAAAGACCTTCTAAAGCAAACATATGTATTCCTGCATTTGTGAACTTCATCAAACAAATaatttgtgaaaatgttctgtttctggGCAATGATGACAAGGAAGTGTTGCAGCTCTTCCAGTGATGTCAAAAAGTGTAGGGCTCAATGTGTGACACTTAAATGTATTCACAAATATGTGAAGAAATCTGtgaagaaaacaagcaaaatatGCAGTGTGGCATGAAAGTTACACTGTGTATATTATGGTGATGAGCTGCTACGTGgaggaaaaacaataaaaacacaacctctgtgtgtgtgtgtgtgttaccacaGTGGCAATATACATATATAAGGTTTGTTgaataaacatttactgtaacaaatgttgtaaaaaaaaaaatcaatttcctCTGATTGCTCatcagtattaacaaatatgtcACCTAAGGTTTTAGGTTTAAATTGCCTCATGTCAGCAGATAATATAAATTTACtcatatacaaacatacaaataagaATGTTTCTTACTTCAGAGCCTCAGCCACATTGCCCATGTCTATGAACTTCTGTGAGCAGTCCAGACATTTCTGTAGATTGAGAGGTGAAGAAGGTGAAGATCAGAAACATCAGAACAGCCATAATATAATAAGATAGGTATCATTGATTTGgtcaatttattaaaaaaaagtacgTAGTAAGTGTAGTGAACTGTAAGGACACAATCATAACTACTACCAAAGCTACTGCTTTCATCAGTATAAGGGATCCACTGAGGCACAGCAAGATTTACATGGCACAACTGTGTAATAAATGTGCATTTCCTGACCTTGTGCTGCTTTCGTAAAAGATCCATGAGGCTGTGGTACTGCTCACTGGAgcgagcagagagaggagaggtacGGGATCGACCCAGGGAAAAGTCATCCTCACTTACAGGAAAGCTGGGAATCTGTCAGGAAGGAGATCCAGTGTGACcgaaaaataaacaatatttttaaaaatatgagcTAAGAAAATATGAAGATTCAGACTCAGACATCACAATTAAGGCAGAAATAGACTCATACTCATAATCATACCAACTATGACTTAGTTTGACACTACAGATATTCCTTTTATGATTTTTAACAAAGAATCCCTGATCCAGCTTTCACCAAAATACTAAAAATGtcctgtcagtcagtctgtctgctgATGAACAAGAAGACAAACTAACAGAGGCACAAGCATAATATTCCTAGTAATTACACTGTGGGTCTGAGTCAGAGAGAGATACGTGGGTTATATGAAGCAATGATGTTAAATAAAAGTGAggcaaaatgaaagaaagtCATATGGGATAAGTGGGGGAAACTGAAAATATGCAGATAGACTCTCTCTTCAACAGAGACTACGATGAGCACAAAGGTGTTTCAATTACACACCTTTTTTCCGTCTTTTCCTCTATTTCTATCACATTCTGTGTTAACACACTTCACATACAGACGTTCCTgcaacaacatttttaacaccAACCTCGCTCTCTATTGTCTTATTACTTTGCACTTGACAACATATTTATAACCTTGGTGATATCAACAGGTAGGCCAGACTTGGCAGCTGTGATCATGGGGTCAAGTCCCTTGGCATGTCTGAGGTGCTGTGCTGCTCCTGACATGTCCTACAAACAACcaaacagcagaagaagcaTCAATCAAACCGCAGCAAGCCGTGgtaacaaaaatacaaaaggaaGCCCAGTGTTTACCTTCATCTGTTTGGAACGCAGTGCTGCACGCAAAAATGCTTGTCGCCTTAGCAACAGGAAATCCACTTGCTGCTGGGCTACAAGGACAAttaagagaaaaagaagtgaaacTCTGCCTTGTGTAACACATTTGTACGTAGGTGTGcgtgtgcacatacacacacctatcACCCCAAACATACCTTTAGGCCCCAGTTTGGAAGCTGAGGAGCCTCCAGGGGCCTGAGGAGCTGGAGACTTTGCTTTCTGGACCGTTGGATGAACTGCAGCCTGTTAAGGAAAAGAACAGGAAAATATGAGGTTagacatatacatatacatacagcaTTGTTCTCTTaattttttcaaataaaaattcTTTAAAAGCTGtcttaaatatatttactaGAGAATTACGGTTTTGTTAAATTGCTACATGAATCTACTTCCTATGACAAAGATAATGCAAAAAGGAGAAGCTGCAGCGGGGAATTGAAAGAAAGTACTGATTGAATAATCTGCCAAGCGGCATGGCACACAATAAAGCATTGCTATGTTTGGTCCACGGGCAATTTAAATTTCCTGGCTGCACAATAACAATTTGACCATTTGGTAGtgtctttatgttttgttttaccttGGCAGCCTCTGCTGGAccatcctcttcttcatcttctgcGTCTGCATCCTGATTAGCTATTTTCATAGCAGTTTCCAGGACACCCATTAAGTTCTGCTGGCCTCCCTCTGAGCCCTGAAATGGGGGACAGCCTAGAAGAGCCACGCACACATGAATTAACCTTACACTGCACACTAGAAGTAAATAGTGAAACACACCTGGATTCAGAAAGTTACCTGGTGGCACAGGTAGATCAGACAGGCTGACAGGTCGTCCAGCTTTGTGAGCTCTGATGGCATCCTGATATTGCTGTTAAGACAGGAGGAGGGGGTcaatcaaaacacaaagcagctttcGCGCATACATGTTCACCCAGCCTTCAGTGGAATCAATGTCATGCAGAGGTTTCCTATTTTTTGCACAATGCCTTTCACCAACACAGACAGCAGGTTATTCTGGGAGACGAAATGAGCAATAGTAGTAGTTACAGTCAAGACAACAGAGGGTATTTCCAGTCAAAATAAATGAGTCACACCAGTTATTTAGGGAAGTAAGACACACTGGCAGAGTCAAAAACATAAGATTCATCACAAATAGTTACATTTTGAGAACACGTCACACATAATTTGTTGTAGTTTCAGCTGTAAAGATGCAGCGTACATCGTTAAACAGCTACTTTAGgtactttatatttaaatggcATAGTGAGTACCTTGACAATGCGTTCGTGCATGCGAGCCTTGCGATCATCTCCTTTGCTCTTGGctccctctgctgctgactTGTAAATGTCCATCCTCTGCTGAAGGGCTTCACCCAAACTGCTGGGAGCAGGCAGATCTTTGCaaagcacacacatatttttaaaattcagcaaATTACACTTTTCATCACTTGcaagaaacaacataaaaggGTGGATAAGGGCTATTCTCTTACCATTAGTGGCCACCTGGGCAGGGGCAGGTGCAGGAGCAGCGGGGGCAGCAGGTTTGGAGaaagactgaggaggaggaggtgcacAGTGTTCTGCTGCTATGTCTCCTGCAAATGGTCAGACATCAGTGGAGGTGTGGACATGGGtcattataaatatataaacttcCAAGTCTAACATACCCTAATATATTAAATTTTAGGCTGCAAGTGGGATTAGTTTTCCTGTCCTCAAAAGAATAATTCACTTTAATGCGTAGTAAgaaatcctttttttcttcagatATCTACATCCAGTATAAGTATGAGGTTCCTGAACCTCTGCTGTTCTGGTCCAGGAGAGGAACAAGTATTCcaatactttatttaaattgtccATCAAACTGTCtcaagaaaatgtataaaaatcaCTTTTGGTTTTTAAATTTCAGCCGCTGAAGAAGTATAACCAATCTGGTTCAATCATAAACAAACTTTGTAAACCTTAGATAAGGTTGTTTCACtcacctggaggaggaggtagtAAGCTCAGGTCTACAGGTTCTCCCCTGTCCAGTGCCTCCACCAGTATGTCCAGCTTCTGCAAAAAGGAGATCAACCCTGCTTTTACTAATAAGccttacacacaaacaatacagtTGTACAAAATGACTTTTTCCAGTGATGAAACCACGATTGGTTGTGGTACCTTGGCAGTGAGGTAGTGCTGTTTGGCCTGGTCAATTTGGCCACTTTGTTTGGCGTTTATGGCAGCCATCTTATACTCCCTCTGTCTGGACAACACTGCCTGCTTCACTTCTGAAAGGAGTGAAAAAATACACTATGTGTGTTAGCGTGTGCAACAAcaggacaaagagagagaaataaagaaagaaaacaaaacaaaaggctAGATGGCCTAACCCAAACGCCCAGGAGGATCACTGTGACATttgcatgtgactgtgtgactgaGCAGTAGCAGATAATGAATGCTGATTATGTGGTGTCTGTGCGGGTGTTTGATGACTGTCAAATAATCACTAATATAATGACCAAATTACCAAAGCTTCAAGTATTAAACATGTCATTTGATCAGCACGTAAAAAGTAAGTAATATAATGAAGAAAAGGAAGCAATTATTAAACAGCAACAACGTAGTTTTGTATTACTGGAAAAATACGTGTCACAGACAAAAGTGCTGGatagaaacaaactgaaaacataaaaactattttctgaTAGAGACAAATCTCATGTTTGACACCAAGAATGCACTATGTAACAAatcaacacaaatgtcaaaagtgttaaaaaataaaatcaatccactcaaaaaaaaaaaaaggtttaactAGGACACAAAGATAATCACTGTACTTTAATTGTGTCGACCTGTGACGAATAGTCTGATGAGGTTTAGGACCTTTCTTACCAGGATATTTTGTGGTGTTCTTTAGAGTAGACCCACTGTTACCAAATCTTTAACTCTtatataaaaagtaaacattATTGAAAAGTGCACCTTTTgctattgtgtgtatttttacctGAGTGCTGCGCATCGGGCTGGCTGGGGGTGAGAGGTGAGATTGCAGGTGTTTCTGGAGTGATGGCAGCAGTGAGAGCAGGCTTCTGGGGAGGGGTCAGGTGCAGCATTTTTTTATCAGAGGGTATTGGTGCAGCCTCCCTCAGAGGTTTCTGATTAGTGGGAGGGGAAGGCATCAATGCAGGCTCTGGCAGTTCTCTTTCCTTGACTGATTGAGACTCGGCAGTGACATTGGCGTTTCCACCAAGAGCAACAGGAGGTGGCATCTCATCCTCATTGACTGGCTTTCCTTTCTTTACAGATGTTAACATCGACTGTAATGTCTAGGGTTGAAGAGGACAAATACACAAAGTCAAGTCTTCCGTGTatgtaaaaacatacaaaaacagacatttagaAAAGCATGTGAATAAAGCTTATATTAGATGTTTCTTTTACCTTTAAGCCACGGTCATATCGTCTGATCTTGCTAGTCTCACCCACAGCCTTGGCATTAGCAATGGCTGTTTTATACATTTCAATGCGCTCCAATATGCGGGACTCTAACCCTGTTGCCCCGCTGGGGGCAGCAGGAGGAGTAGAGTGGGATGCGAGGCTAACTTTGGGAGCAGCCGGTGTCATTGCAGGAGGTGATGGAGTAGAGGTTTGTTCTTCATCATCGTCCAAAACATCATTAAGTTCTGCCTATGTATGAGgagacacatttacagttaaaatgaaaagccaaatatttaaagaaattcaGAATGTAAGCTTGGCACTTTTGTaagtacaataaaataatattttactagtgtgtgcattaatattttttctaatttgttctgtaaaaaaatataGTTATTAAAATGTCTTGGACCCCGAAATGCCATCTTCTAAGTAGATTATTTTGTCTGACCAACAATTTCAATTATATCCAGATATTCAAGAAAAGCAgtaaatcacactgaaaaagCTTGGGccaacacttttgtttttttttttagctgaaaAAGCCTGACAATTATCTTGAGCATTAAAATGATCAATACATTTTATGCCAACTTATTGATCGACTAATCACCTCCGCTctagaaaagataaaaatggtGTGACTGTGTTACCAATAGATCTTCATCATCCAAATCTTCATCCCCAATGTCTTCATCATCCAGATCCTTCATACAAAGAGCTGCCATTCGCTCAATTTCAGCCATGGGAACAGGAGctgaacataaacaaatacatcaaAAGTGTTACTGAACTCCCACTTGCTCATTAAACCATGAGCAGTACATACTATTTTTAGCACAATCATGtagacatgaaaaaaatgtaatatagaCTAGGACTGCAACAAGTGACACTTGTATTTCTCACCTCTTCCTTCACCTTTCTTCCCTTGtggcctccctcctcctcctccccccaccAGATTTAGCAACTCTGCTTCCAGAGCTTCATCATTTCCCTCATCATCCATCCCTCCGTCAGGGGACAGATCAAGAAGCAGCCCCATCTGAGACACGCAGAGAGAAAAGCTGCTGAATGGTAGCTGTCACTGAATTACCATTATTACTTTTAATCGTACATATCAAGCACACATGATATTATCAGACATGGTGGGTGTTACCTGTTTGGCTCGAGCTGCCCCTTGGCCCCGGGGAGGGGCGTTCCGACTGCGACTCATTAACTCTTTATGATCTAAAAGTTGAGGAAAGGTAAAATGAACAAagtcactgaaaaaaagaagGCAAGAGACGAACACGTATTTATCTGACAGcattcatttctgtctgtatcCAGTTAGCACTGACTTCAGTGGCAGCCGcttttttgttgtattaattcaaactgttttaactGTCTTGTATCGAGTTTCTGTGCTAATGTTAGCCAACAGCTAACTAGCACAACATACGATACCATTTGTCTGGCTTATGAATGTGCAGGCAGGCAGTTACCTGGTCAGTTTGACGAAGCAGGATGTTAGTGTTACAGCCAGTCGGGTCGGACTTTCGAGTCGAGTGCTGCTTGGACACAACAGGACAAAAGGCAGAACAAATAAATGGAAACAGATATAGTTTAACGTGTAGTTCGAGCTGTCAAAACAAGAATGGTAACCTGCGGAATTACTTCCTATATTGTGTCTCCAATGGCAACGCACACCGCGCTTTACGGCTAGACGAAACACGCCCATTACTGACGTAAACCTCGACGTATCGTTACGCCTCTGATGTGGTGGAGTCGGCGGGGAAAATATAATTGTTAGTTTGCTATGTAACATACCAACAAGTTGTAATTCAGTTAATTcgcataaattattatttgattatttgaaCCTCAGCAAATACACAGGTAATAGCTGTAACTTTGTTCACCAAGTAACTTTGTTAATGTTAGCTAGCTTGGAAATACAGTTAGTGTTTATGAGgaaaaataattgttattaGCCAGCTATAACAATGGGACGGGTTTGTGGTGTCTATAAGCTATAATTTCCACACTCCCTATTATTTACAGTGTCTTTTTCTTCTATTCTTGAGACGAGATGGCCAAAAGGAAGGGAAGGTTCAACAGCAGTGGTAAGATAGATGCTCCTGTGCTAGAATTAAGCTAATACAGCTGTTGAATGAAAAATACAACTGTGTGATTTTCAAACAGCAAATTAAGTGACAGGTTCAGTTTGGCATtcatactttatttttaataagctCATTGATGCCCTCCCCTTTTGATCGACTTGATCCTTATGTTTTGAGAAGGTGGAGCTCCACCCCAGCCTCGGTCACTCAGGTCAAGGAAGAGGGAATGTCCATGTGACGACATCACCCTGACTGTGGATGTTGAAGCGGCTCTCCATCAACAGGTAACTTGACTGAACAATCTTGTCTTGACATCAACAGGTGACTTGATGACTGAAAGAAAATCCACATTTTTAAGTGCAAATGCGGACAGATCATtaacctttttacattttaggaCACTGAAGGAAATAACACGGCAGTACTCATTGCACCACCACAGTATCTCCAGTCCCCTGTGCAGGAATGTGCAATTGTTACAAATCAACTGGATCAGCTGGCAGAGCAGTCCTATCTTCCCAAACAAGGTGACTCCACTGAAGaacaacatgcagaaaaaactgtgaaatctTGTGAAGGGCAAGAAGAGCATCCTGCCACCACCATCAACAATGATTCTCAGCTGCAGAGCTTTATAATACATCCTAAAAATGATACCAACAAGGGTGGAAAGAAGGAAATAGATCTGCAAGACATTACCAGATCATCATCTGATCAACATGGGGTGTTAAGCTCTGAAGAGGTTGACGCGGCCTGTGCAGCTGGTTTAGAGGAACAACGGGATGCAAAGAAAAACTCCCAGTGTAATTTGGGGAAAAATCATGAAACCAACCAAGAAGAACAAAGCAACATGTGTATGGCTGATGTTGAGGAAGTCACAAAGGAGTCAACAGTGGGATTACCAGCCAGAAAGAAGCGAAGAATGGGTATGTGTGGTCTGACGGAGAAGGAGAGGAGTCATTTTTTACAGACACAAAAGCGAGAAAATGGGCAGAATGGAGCAGAGAGGATCGAGAAGCAGCCATGTCATAACACAGCTGACGTTGAGGCTAAAAAAGGGATTATATCCACAGCCCTCTCGTTTTCCTCAGCTCTGTCCCACCCAGTAGACAGTGTCACATTTCAGGACAAGACAGAGATAAAATTACAGTCCAGTCACTGCGGAAGAGAAAACAGGTGAGAAATCCAGAttacatatgtatgtaaatatctTTAAGCTAGTTTTCAGTCAAAAGACAGTGCTCTTAGATGAATTGCATGTAAtgaattacagtatattgtactTAAAGTAACATTGTCAACGCACACAGGGCAGAAACCGAAGTCTGCACCACTCCCACAACATCAGATAGGACCAGTGCTTCGTGTTGCACAGAGGGAAAGAGCAGTGAGGCCGAAGGAGCCGCAGCACCTGATCCAGAACAGACTGATGAGCCAAAGTCAAATCAACctacagaggagaaagaagaggggtATTTGGAGAATGAAAAGCAACCGAAACCCGAGGAAAGTACAGGTGAAACACctgtgaaacaaagaaaagatggTGATGCTGGAGTAGACTGTAGTCCCGTATTCACTTTTGACACTAGTCTATCTCATGATGAAGAgattgagaaaaagaaagatgggaGTGAGGCACCACCTCTGCAGGTGCAGAGCGTGACCAGGACAAGAGATGAGATGACGGGTGACACCCAAGCTGAAGCTGATTCTGCCTCCACAGACACCAGGCCAGGAGGATTCAACTGTGGCTGTGTGGAGCCCTGTGAGGCTACAGTGACACCTAGTAACTCAGAGAGGAAAGACAGCGTGAGTGATGGGACATAGGGgaggaaacaaataaaatataaaaagtaaatgtgcttCTCGTCATAATAAATAGAATATTATTGGGTTTTGAATTGATTGTACGAAAACAGCAATTTGACAGTGTTACATTTCCAGAGCATATGATGGGTGTGTTTCACTATtatctgacattttatacaCCAAACCAGTGGTTCCCAAAGTGCAGGGATATTTGGAAAAAAAGTAGGGTAGAGGGGCTTGAGGACCAGGTTTGGAACCACTTCACTTCCACTACTTTAAAATTGACAAAAAAATTAATTGCACAACT encodes the following:
- the cc2d1a gene encoding coiled-coil and C2 domain-containing protein 1A; this encodes MSRSRNAPPRGQGAARAKQMGLLLDLSPDGGMDDEGNDEALEAELLNLVGGGGGGRPQGKKGEGRAPVPMAEIERMAALCMKDLDDEDIGDEDLDDEDLLAELNDVLDDDEEQTSTPSPPAMTPAAPKVSLASHSTPPAAPSGATGLESRILERIEMYKTAIANAKAVGETSKIRRYDRGLKTLQSMLTSVKKGKPVNEDEMPPPVALGGNANVTAESQSVKERELPEPALMPSPPTNQKPLREAAPIPSDKKMLHLTPPQKPALTAAITPETPAISPLTPSQPDAQHSEVKQAVLSRQREYKMAAINAKQSGQIDQAKQHYLTAKKLDILVEALDRGEPVDLSLLPPPPGDIAAEHCAPPPPQSFSKPAAPAAPAPAPAQVATNDLPAPSSLGEALQQRMDIYKSAAEGAKSKGDDRKARMHERIVKQYQDAIRAHKAGRPVSLSDLPVPPGCPPFQGSEGGQQNLMGVLETAMKIANQDADAEDEEEDGPAEAAKAAVHPTVQKAKSPAPQAPGGSSASKLGPKAQQQVDFLLLRRQAFLRAALRSKQMKDMSGAAQHLRHAKGLDPMITAAKSGLPVDITKIPSFPVSEDDFSLGRSRTSPLSARSSEQYHSLMDLLRKQHKKCLDCSQKFIDMGNVAEALKSEKLVEECMQNIEILKNAHAKGQPVPKCHTEERTFNSIKSNSNLTPNDLILYIIRGINLPAPSGVSPNDLDASVKFEFPFPSAEEAQRDKTSTVKGTNSPDFKEQFKLNINRNHRSFKRVVQSKGIKFEIIHKGGLFKTDKLVGSAQLKLEALENHCEMREIIEVMDGRKATGGKLEVKVKIREPVSGAEIQPVTEKWLILKPVSPPEKQKEKAPSPPSKPGHEVSSRSSHTNSSPPQYKLHSFSLLNYDKERLERKIAEYRKNRRDPPTDLIQQHKEVTHRLQWQKAQLERGSPALLTEYENVLRRFVQGLSESVKKYSSQGNRDAAKDSLGRLKMVESELESLKRKRTG
- the LOC113162026 gene encoding uncharacterized protein LOC113162026; translation: MAKRKGRFNSSGGAPPQPRSLRSRKRECPCDDITLTVDVEAALHQQDTEGNNTAVLIAPPQYLQSPVQECAIVTNQLDQLAEQSYLPKQGDSTEEQHAEKTVKSCEGQEEHPATTINNDSQLQSFIIHPKNDTNKGGKKEIDLQDITRSSSDQHGVLSSEEVDAACAAGLEEQRDAKKNSQCNLGKNHETNQEEQSNMCMADVEEVTKESTVGLPARKKRRMGMCGLTEKERSHFLQTQKRENGQNGAERIEKQPCHNTADVEAKKGIISTALSFSSALSHPVDSVTFQDKTEIKLQSSHCGRENRAETEVCTTPTTSDRTSASCCTEGKSSEAEGAAAPDPEQTDEPKSNQPTEEKEEGYLENEKQPKPEESTGETPVKQRKDGDAGVDCSPVFTFDTSLSHDEEIEKKKDGSEAPPLQVQSVTRTRDEMTGDTQAEADSASTDTRPGGFNCGCVEPCEATVTPSNSERKDSPTPDVEPAAGSTTVNSEQTHTRDITAYLDYVSDSQLNSIPLIEEATMAREEDPGFSYCREDATNLICGLITELSSLNRKVMATHRELENLRRGNKTSRSSIR